A single genomic interval of Anopheles marshallii chromosome 2, idAnoMarsDA_429_01, whole genome shotgun sequence harbors:
- the LOC128708869 gene encoding uncharacterized protein LOC128708869, translating to MANVTAPPVFFGSEENLSTEERVEQRRRQQTEIVRWKYRYQKTDAITPGETVEAYQIRCINKRLVHLEREKAHKALKQKVFNAPVHRREAEIVRGHVLRMLDDAVRYDKQIDSAKTDMNELMSQIKRANKELGCASKAVPSDFIYKKALEKSLTELAALETRLHNARLLEGKLHTANRKHRREIENKLGDRKLYNKQWQQYVGELSRNRKFLLDMIERATLAFNQGEDLCYRIDSLKAQENRDKRARVQEMLEMERQIVGTRYVNEFLRTKGFQRAVTNLDPRLVRKRSLFKAAHRDKIDCFGTIIDDTKEYLQLAAIQDILLEIEKQQDKYTALFRYLNVTNAKIEEANGIARDLEKKSEHLHEAAKRQRFADERNLKQDMRQQLITQQHSMQLQEEVRQQKDALEAKLAIVEQALSVVGFDQTKIHKLMAATTSSDRDPLTEEILMNALLAIERMVLELVRLSSDDTGVEKDAPISVLYGSQQCAECAEGQDVNQHDERIVLPAEHQQLMENVLKRATAPEMQYRLHTLSQCKLPRSRMLVNKRYM from the coding sequence ATGGCAAACGTGACGGCTCCCCCTGTCTTCTTTGGGTCGGAAGAAAATCTCAGCACTGAAGAGCGCGTTGAGCAGCGACGTCGCCAACAGACCGAAATTGTTCGTTGGAAGTATCGGTATCAGAAGACCGACGCTATCACGCCTGGCGAAACTGTTGAAGCCTACCAGATACGATGCATAAATAAGCGGTTGGTTCATTTGGAGCGCGAGAAAGCTCACAAAGCGCTTAAACAGAAAGTCTTCAATGCTCCCGTCCACCGTCGTGAGGCAGAAATTGTTCGTGGCCACGTTCTGCGGATGCTGGATGATGCCGTACGGTATGATAAACAGATCGATTCCGCCAAAACTGATATGAACGAGCTAATGTCGCAAATAAAGCGCGCCAACAAGGAGCTAGGATGCGCCAGCAAGGCCGTTCCCTCGGACTTTATTTACAAGAAAGCGCTGGAAAAATCTCTTACAGAGCTGGCGGCTCTTGAAACCCGGCTTCACAATGCTCGTCTGCTGGAAGGTAAGTTGCACACGGCAAATCGCAAACACCGGCGGGAGATAGAGAATAAACTCGGCGATCGCAAGCTTTACAATAAACAATGGCAGCAATATGTGGGTGAGCTGAGTAGAAACAGGAAatttttgctcgacatgatcGAACGCGCCACGTTGGCTTTCAACCAGGGTGAAGATCTGTGCTACCGGATCGATTCGCTTAAAGCACAGGAAAACCGGGATAAGCGGGCCCGTGTGCAGGAGATGCTAGAGATGGAACGTCAGATTGTGGGCACACGGTATGTCAACGAGTTTCTGCGTACGAAGGGTTTCCAACGGGCCGTGACGAACCTCGATCCGAGATTGGTCCGAAAGCGCAGTCTGTTCAAGGCAGCTCACCGGGATAAAATCGATTGTTTTGGTACGATCATCGACGATACGAAAGAGTACTTGCAGCTTGCCGCTATACAGGACATTCTGCtggaaatagaaaaacagCAGGACAAGTATACGGCACTGTTCCGGTATTTGAACgtaacaaatgcaaaaattgAGGAAGCCAACGGCATTGCACGTGATCTCGAGAAAAAAAGTGAGCATCTGCATGAAGCTGCAAAACGGCAAAGGTTTGCGGACGAAAGGAACCTGAAACAGGACATGCGCCAGCAGCTCATCACCCAGCAGCACTCGATGCAACTGCAAGAGGAAGTGCGTCAGCAAAAGGATGCACTGGAAGCGAAGCTCGCCATTGTTGAACAGGCTCTATCGGTGGTTGGATTCGATCAAACCAAAATACATAAGCTTATGGCGGCAACGACCAGTTCCGATCGTGACCCTTTGACGGAGGAGATCTTGATGAATGCTCTACTGGCCATCGAACGGATGGTGCTGGAGTTGGTTCGATTGAGTTCGGATGACACCGGGGTGGAGAAGGATGCACCCATCAGTGTCCTGTATGGTAGCCAACAGTGTGCCGAGTGTGCCGAGGGCCAGGACGTGAATCAGCACGACGAGCGTATAGTGCTGCCGGCGGAACATCAGCAGTTAATGGAGAATGTACTAAAACGTGCTACGGCCCCGGAAATGCAATACCGGCTGCACACACTCAGTCAGTGCAAACTACCCCGCTCGCGGATGCTGGTTAATAAACGATACATGTAA
- the LOC128718139 gene encoding glutamate dehydrogenase, mitochondrial has translation MKMLHLRAAFELFRRGAHTIPKHLEHIPNERDPPFSKMVEYCFHKACIVLEPQLIDSMSKYPAMTAEKRINRVQAILKIISNNSSTLEFQFPFVRDNGSYEMVTAFRAHHCLHRLPVKGGIRYSLDVCKDEVEALSALMTFKCACVNVPFGGAKGGIILDPAKYSEKELQSITRRYTVELAKKNFIGPGIDVPAPDMGTTSREMSWIADQYGKTFGHRDINTMAVVTGKPLNQGGVRGRTEATGKGVYIATNCFTREASWMREIGLEPGLDGKTVIVQGFGNVGQYAAEHFHKAGCKVIGIIEKDVSLHCKSGIDIKALSRYKTQQKTIKGYPKANEFNGDLLLEECDILIPAAMEKSITSENAKNIKAKIIAEGANGPTTPAADKILQERRILVIPDLYCNAGGVTASYFEYLKNINHISFGKLSFRHEAQNLREVLASVQDSLRNAGVCVTVTPSKHLKHYFEHASEADVVTSGLQFVLETAGKGIMNVASQHQLCLDIRTAAYIWSVEKIFKSYEEAGLSM, from the coding sequence ATGAAAATGCTACATTTGCGGGCGGCTTTCGAACTGTTCCGGCGGGGAGCGCACACGATCCCGAAGCATCTTGAACACATACCCAACGAGCGCGATCCGCCATTTTCGAAGATGGTGGAGTATTGCTTCCACAAGGCGTGCATCGTGCTCGAGCCGCAGCTGATTGACTCGATGAGCAAGTATCCAGCGATGACTGCGGAAAAGCGTATCAATAGAGTGCAGGCAATCTTGAAGATCATCTCCAACAATTCCAGCACACTCGAGTTCCAGTTTCCCTTCGTGCGTGACAACGGTAGCTACGAAATGGTCACGGCATTTCGAGCCCACCATTGCCTTCATCGCCTTCCGGTAAAAGGCGGCATTCGATACTCGTTGGATGTGTGCAAGGATGAAGTCGAAGCACTTTCGGCCCTGATGACCTTCAAGTGTGCTTGTGTAAATGTACCGTTCGGGGGAGCGAAGGGTGGAATCATTCTGGACCCTGCTAAGTATAGTGAAAAAGAGTTGCAAAGCATCACCAGGCGCTACACGGTGGAGCTGGCGAAAAAGAACTTTATCGGTCCGGGCATTGACGTGCCCGCCCCAGATATGGGCACTACGTCGCGCGAAATGTCATGGATAGCCGATCAGTATGGGAAAACATTTGGACATCGCGACATTAACACGATGGCCGTCGTCACCGGCAAACCTTTGAATCAAGGCGGTGTACGAGGCCGAACAGAAGCTACCGGTAAAGGTGTGTACATTGCGACCAATTGCTTCACGCGCGAAGCCAGTTGGATGCGCGAGATCGGACTCGAACCGGGACTGGACGGAAAGACGGTTATTGTGCAGGGCTTCGGAAACGTGGGTCAGTACGCTGCCGAACATTTTCACAAGGCGGGCTGCAAAGTGATTGGTATTATCGAAAAGGATGTTTCGTTGCACTGCAAGTCCGGTATCGACATCAAAGCGCTCAGCCGATACAAGACCCAACAGAAGACGATTAAAGGATACCCGAAAGCAAACGAATTTAATGGCGATTTGCTGCTGGAAGAGTGCGATATCCTCATACCGGCAGCgatggaaaaatcaataacctCCGAAAATGCCAAAAACATAAAGGCTAAGATCATAGCCGAGGGAGCCAACGGTCCCACGACCCCTGCTGCTGATAAGATCTTGCAGGAACGCCGTATTCTCGTCATTCCGGATCTCTACTGCAATGCCGGCGGTGTAACGGCGTCTTACTTCGAATATCTGAAAAACATTAATCACATCTCATTCGGCAAGCTATCGTTTCGTCATGAGGCTCAAAATTTGCGTGAAGTGCTCGCTTCTGTGCAGGATTCTTTGCGCAATGCTGGTGTCTGCGTTACTGTGACACCAAGTAAACACCTCAAACATTACTTTGAACATGCCAGTGAAGCGGATGTGGTAACTTCCGGGCTGCAGTTTGTTCTAGAAACAGCTGGAAAAGGTATTATGAATGTAGCCTCACAGCACCAGCTATGTTTGGACATCCGAACCGCGGCCTACATCTGGTCGGTagagaaaattttcaaatcgtACGAAGAAGCTGGACTTTCCATGTGA
- the LOC128718137 gene encoding hatching enzyme 1.2 produces the protein MSRPVSLCALAISWLVVGHSQANVILYDETENNSIAGSSEVIDLSHLGPELYGEPDEEVGKLVANYDPATDSRNVEELGSYVEGDILIDRPDGRNGLSNTAARWPKGVVPFVISGNFDAKGMQLIEQAINEYHAKTCIRFVPRMGETNYVSFESSASGCWSSVGMTGGKQAVNLQIPGCTTLVGTVMHEMMHALGFLHEQNREDRDSWVKIRYENIKPDTKNNFEKAKKGSTNSFGVSYDYGSIMHYSENAFSTNGRPTIEATKSLNGAKMGQRDGFSWNDMEKLNQMYDCQGSKGNGQTLLRPPSFGMFPGTGMPGPAGPSRPGGGPFLPPSGPGPYNPYYPPNGGPMFPYAPYPGPGFGYYPYDVNVAENGDATK, from the exons ATGTCCAGACCAGTGTCGCTGTGTGCGTTAGCGATCAGTTGGCTTGTGGTGGGGCATTCGCAGGCGAACGTTATCCTGTATGATGAGACCGAGAACAATAGCATTGCTGGATCGAGCGAAGTGATAGATTTGTCCCATCTCGGACCAGAGCTATACGGTGAGCCGGACGAAGAAGTGGGCAAACTGGTGGCCAACTACGATCCAGCCACTGATAGCCGAAATGTGGAGGAGCTGGGCTCGTACGTCGAGGGCGACATTCTGATCGATCGTCCGGATGGGCGGAACGGTCTGTCCAATACGGCTGCCCGCTGGCCGAAAGGTGTGGTACCGTTTGTGATTTCGGGAAACTTCG ACGCCAAAGGAATGCAGCTGATCGAGCAGGCTATCAATGAGTATCACGCGAAGACGTGCATCCGTTTCGTCCCTCGCATGGGCGAAACTAACTACGTTTCGTTCGAGAGTTCGGCCAGTGGCTGCTGGTCCAGTGTGGGCATGACCGGAGGCAAACAGGCCGTCAATCTGCAGATTCCCGGCTGCACCACACTCGTCGGTACGGTCATGCACGAGATGATGCATGCGCTCGGATTTCTGCACGAACAGAACCGCGAAGATCGCGACAGCTGGGTGAAAATACGGTACGAGAACATCAAGCCCGATACGAAAAACAACTTTGAAAAGGCAAAGAAGGGTTCCACCAACAGCTTCGGGGTGTCGTACGACTATGGCAGCATCATGCATTACTCCGAGAATGCTTTCTCCACCAAtggcagacccacgatcgagGCAACG AAATCTTTGAATGGTGCTAAAATGGGACAGCGGGATGGATTTTCGTGGAACGATATGGAAAAGCTCAACCAGATGTACGATTGTCAGGGAAGCAAGGGAAATGGACAAACGTTGCTCAGGCCTCCCTCGTTTGGGATGTTTCCTGGTACCGGAATGCCCGGACCGGCAGGACCATCTAGGCCAGGTGGTGGGCCATTCTTGCCACCATCTGGGCCAGGTCCCTACAATCCGTACTATCCACCGAATGGAGGCCCGATGTTCCCCTACGCACCCTACCCTGGCCCTGGGTTTGGATACTATCCTTACGATGTAAACGTGGCAGAGAACGGAGAcgcaacgaaataa